From Nicotiana tabacum cultivar K326 chromosome 22, ASM71507v2, whole genome shotgun sequence, one genomic window encodes:
- the LOC142176043 gene encoding serine/threonine-protein phosphatase 7 long form homolog — protein sequence MDFPPPAHPGPAEDQLLVLRGDHRSSFVWEGQLSMQALRPRRLDDLWEFIVEHPFHARVVARLQATGFYTIFELGRMQLDWSLITTLVEWWRPKTYTFHLPTGEATITPEDVQVLYGLRVDRQAVALPQYIRFMTRAQFLDMMGQFIGYRPQGDVGGSHVALSAIRDHMVVLHPDITGETEDLHIERYTRLALLLFFGCVLFPNTSGSLVGMRFLHHLQQLDDLPQYSWGAAVLAYLDVLDMLVNAQRRFASSVARLLLSRSTALEHLRPDDLLRYG from the exons ATGGACTTTCCTCCGCCTGCGCATCCTGGACCTGCCGAGGATCAGCTACTAGTGTTGCGGGGCGACCATAGGTCCTCCTTTGTATGGGAGGGACAACTATCGATGCAGGCTCTCCGCCCCAGGAGACTTGACGATTTGTGGGAGTTCATCGTGGAGCATCCTTTCCATGCCCGCGTAGTCGCGCGCCTACAGGCTACGGGCTTCTATACGATTTTTGAGCTTGGACGGATGCAGCTTGATTGGTCTCTCATCACGACCTTGGTAGAGTGGTGGCGACCGAAGACATACACTTTTCACTTGCCCACtggagaggccaccatcacgccggaggatgttcaggttttgtacgGGCTGCGCGTAGATAGACAGGCCGTGGCACTGCCCCAGTACATTAGATTCATGACGCGTGCACAGTTTTTGGATATGATGGGGCAGTTTATTGGTTATAGACCTCAGGGTGACGTTGGGGGCAGTCACGTTGCTTTGTCAGCCATCAGAGATCATATGGTTGTTTTGCACCCAGACATTACCGGTGAGACGGAGGATCTCCATATTGAGAGGTACACGCGGTTGGCACTGCTCCTGTTTTTCGGatgtgtcttgttcccgaacacttcggggagtcTCGTGGGTATGCGCTTTCTCCATCATCTTCAGCAGCTGGATGATTTACCCCAGTACagctggggtgctgctgttctcgcATACCT GGATGTGCTAGATATGCTGGTGAATGcacag cGACGATTTGCTAGCTCAGTTGCTCGTTTATTGCTCAGTCGATCGACTGCTTTGGAGCACCTCCGTCCCGATGATCTTCTTCGATATGGTTGA